GATGAAACCTTACGCAAGAATGGCTCTCACAAAATGGCTACCCGAGGAACTTCCTGAACTTGACGAACGTGGTTGGCCTTATGTGAAGATTACTTTGCGCTGGAGAATAGCTGAACGAGTTACAAGACTAATAGAGGAATGGGAATCCGAGAAAGGGCAGATTGCTCTCATGGAAGAACGAACCGCAACTGCTATCAAAATACAATTAAGTTTGCTGCAAGAGGATCTGAAGAAAATAGAAGATGGCATGAACAAGAGAGAGTCAGAAAACAGAGATAGGTTACGGAGATCACTTTCAAATCCAATGACGCTTCGCAGGATGTCAAGAGTGTCTTCATCGGAGCAAAACTTCCGTGCTACACCAATGAAACTGATAACACGGGTTCTTCATCCAGTGCAAAATGTTATAAAATCAACGAAACTGGTTGACGGAATCATCAGTGCAAGGAAAGAAAAGCTTTACAAAGAAAACCCTGTAAAAGTAGCAAGAGAGCAGACAGAGAAATTTATGGTAGAGCTGTTAACGCCACTAGCCGATGAAGATATTCTTCAGGAGATTATCACTAACATGTTGGACAGGTCCGTGTCGCAACTTGCTGAGATCGAAAGAAACATCCCATTGCTTATCAAATCTAACGAGATGTTGCTAGATCGAACTATCTCCTCCCGAAAGAATGCAGTGGAAAGCAAGGGCATATACGAAAATCTGAAGATGAGTATTGACGGAACAGACCGGCGCCTAAATCATTACCACAAGGGCTATATATCTGTCAAGAATATGCGGGATGTCGAAGTCTGCGCTGCTGATGAAAATCATTACAGACTGTCTAGGTCCTTTAGAGCATCGGATATTCTCCACACATCACTTTTCAGCAATTCTACAGACAAGATAGCATCCGAATGTCGTGGCGGATTATGGACGGTAATCAAGCGCGGGAAATGTAATGACAGTGAGATAACTATGAAGATGTATTTGCCTTCCTCACTCATCGACACAACATACAATGAAGTAGCCAAGCTAAGGTAATTTCTTAAGATTTAAAGgcacataaataaataaatattaagttTTGAAGACCAActgttttaaaaacaattgcTTTGATGCTTATGCTTAATACTTGATGCTATCCTTTGGTGTTTGTCCGTTTAGGTTCCTCCGAGAAGACACGATGGCACTTTTGGAGGGTATTCACTACTCCGATGCACCCCCTCCGGTCTTCATTTTCCAGGACCATCTGTATACTCTGTCAGAACACCTACCAAAATGGCCACGTCGTTCCAAATTCAACAAGTTGACCGTCACAACACAGATATTGGAGGGCCTTTGCTACCTCCACAAACACCGACTGGTACACATGGAGTTATGCCTGGACACTGTCACTGTAAGTTACGTACCAAATTCAATCAAATGCCTAATACAACTAGGTTTTTAGATCATGGTTTCCATCGCCTTCCGCTTACAACTTGTATCTAAGAAGTATATTCGATGATTACTTAAGAAACAAGAACACAGAAAACTTCATTACTACATTAGCTGGCAAAAATGTAATTCACGGCGACaactattttcatatttttgccttgttttatcaattttgagtaAATTACGTTTTATGTATACAACTATGTTTAACAAAAACTAGTATATtatctaatatataaatatgaaccATGCTCGGTACTCTTGTTAGATAGGAATTGCAAAATTGTGAATGGTAGGTTAAGATTATCAACACTTATTCTAtgtattaatttgaaatatccAATGTCCTAAAATATTTAATTGGTTAAATCACTGGATTAGTACCTTCTGTGTTTTACGCCAGGTTAATACTTTTAAGATGAATTTCCGTTTTATTTGGATTTCCATACTTTCACATTTATCAGCGCTGTTCAAATtaaagtgtgtatgtgtgtgcaGTGTTATATGCAAGATAAGTCCTGATGCTATAATATCAACGTGAAGATccaatgtatttacattattttctttatcaAGGTCAGCAAAGATGGAGAAGTAAAACTAACAGGGGAATGTTTGCCAAGAAATTTCGTACAGCCTTCAGAGACAGAAATAGTCGGCAATTTTGCCTATCTTTCCCCGAACGTCTTAAGAGGAAACACGTACTCGAAAGCAGCGGATATGTACGGTCTCGGTCTCTTGGTGTTTGAACTCCTACTCGGCGTGAAGGCATTCGGGTTTCATCGCGATACATTGCTTGTGAAATTCATTGAAAACGAAAACCCACAAACATTGGTAGATCCGGAAGAAGACATGAAGCGATTGTCAAGTGGTACAGCAGACTTCATTTGGCGTTGCCTCCATGCGACACAAGATCCGGATAAGTTCCCAGGCGCTAATGAAATCAAACAAGCACTCACTTGTATCGGACAGGAAAATGTGGAAATTGTACGAGAGCCGCACGGATATAGCCAGTTCACCGAGAAAGGTGGGCGCTGAATAGCGGAAGGGTTATAAGCAACTAACAGTTTACAAAGAAGTACAATCACAGACCCCTTCAAATATTGATTTACCTATTTGAAATGATTGTGTGATTTCAACTTGAAACTTAACAagtgaaatataacatattctTGTATAAGTTTGGATTAAGCAACTTTAATCTTCCCGAGACAGAAGATAGTTCAGCcttttccaaaatattttattttgtttgtgttttgaagATAATGTTGCATTTAATAGAATCCTACCCATAAACCTTATACCAAATCGCCTGACCGAGATATGAATTCACCGTGTATTCTCGGCTCCCATCCGCTGACGAAGGAAAGTAACTCTGAAAAAATCAAAAGGTCGGCGGGGGGAGGAATTTAAGTTCATTGATTTGTATAAAATTGTTTAAAGCTTTCGCTACCAGAGAAATGGCATATAAGAGCCCACGCTATAATGAGTACTCGGAAGACAGTAACACtgatcacaggggcatgtctagtcttaaaacagccagaaatacctatttCCTACTATTTTTAACATAAGACTAGAAATGCGACCTGATATCGGGGGAACCCCGGCCCATATTGGGCATTCCCGCCTTTTTTCACCTGTAGttctacgtcattctattttcaagTCTTAAAgtttactttttatttatatatataggaagtACCTGTTCCGTGTGATTGACTCaagaaaacagctacaaactTCCGGTGAAACAACAACTGATTAAGAAGTGTTAGTCCTAGAGTCAAGTTAACgttctttgttttaaatgaagATCAACAACTGATTAAGATGTGTTAGTCCTAGAATCAAGTTAACgttctttgttttaaatgaagATCAGCAACTGATTAAGATGTGTTAGTCCTAGAATCAAGTTAACgttctttgttttaaatgaagATCTTCAAATTAGTTTGCAGatattatttcaatatgtaTAGTTTTGCGTTTTAACATAATACTTGATATCCAATGTCACAAGGACTtgtcacatgtcaaatatatGTGTTCAGTGTGAGCCACAATTGCGCCATTTGGCCGACAATTTTAAAAGTTAGAGCGTCGTTCAGAGTTGAGAGGTCAAGAGTTCGAAACCAGGGCAGCACAGGCATCTGAATCCGGTtatatttagaagaaaaaatatatcCCGCCATTGTATGTTATTAAAGCTTTCCTAAATATGCAACAAACGTAACCAGCCGTCAATTAAATTTTCTAAGCAACATAGACCTTGAAAGCAATGAACATATGTCTCATTTTAACAATCAATGGTAGCAATGAAAAGCTGTCTCATTTTCTTAATTATTCCAAGAGCCTGAGCGTGAAATGAGAATATGGTACTGAAAACCTTATTTCAGGGACAGTGACCTTTGTGTTGAGATTTTGACTTGGTATGCAAGTATCAGAAGTTAGGgcatttccattaaaatattAACCTGGCCTGTGTTCTCCAAAGTAAATAACTTATATCTCTGGTTGTCTTTCAATCCTATTCTAAGTCATTTACCAAATAAATTGTACCCCTAACAAAACCTGGGGTGGGGATCCGAATAGCCCCTACTGCCACTAGGATTTTTTGTGAATTATATAATCcatagatatgtatataacatggttttaataatgaataactgtttacaatgtaaaggttttaattatttttttttttaatcaaggAATGAAAATAAAGGCAATCAATAAACATGATAGATTCCtcagaatgtgtgataaatgTCACCAAGAGCTGAAATACAATGTTTACTATGAGATGTGGATGGTCAATGATATAATGAGCAGATGATGCAGACAATGAGATGAATATGTCATTGAGTTTATTTACATAGATTCATGTTTATGGCTGCTGAAAATGAGGCAATGGTCCGAGTAATACAGTGGAATAATGTTTGAACATGTTTgtaatctgtaaaaaaaatagatCAAATATTGAACCAAGCTTAcattgtatgaagtttcagCCAAACCTATCAATCCTTTCTGAAGTTATCTGGAAACcaaaatttgatgaaaaaatatctattaTTAGCAACAGTGACATAATTAGTACTTTTCGAGCCCAAACTCAATCCATTCTACATTGTACCTCATAAGCTAAGATTGTAAAAGTTTCAACCATAGTACATTCATGCTTTTTATTATAACTTTTTGCATCAACATAATGTAAAATACCTAATGTAACAGTGTAAATGTTTTCCGTTTCTCACTGAAACTCAATCAACTGACTTTTTAATACATTGGTTGCCGATATTTGATTTTCTTGGCATGTACAATACTTTACTCATGTgggtcatacatatatatactgattaTTTACCTTCcagtgtaaaatatcacaaGTTGGTTTTGTAATAGAACACGGATCTGTTCAAATGCATACTCAACTTACTCGTCCTTGTTGCTTCCCGTTGAAAATAAGCTGAATGTTTCAGTTTTTTTGTTCAATGAGCTGGTTTATTCAAGTTTTTCacattttacttttgttttaataaatctTCTCTTTATAAACATGATGTTGATGTCTTGTCTTGGTTTCAATATCTTAGTTACACCTGTATGACCAATCGATGAGCAACAACTATCACTGACTATCTTGTTTACAGAAAAGGAAGAAAAATTGGGTTGCAATCCTGTAATACATCACaaaatgaaacaagaggcccagagggcctgtatcgctcacctggtttatttgagcaaacatcaaaataatgtttatgttccaTTTGGTAATAGCTTTATTTATTGATGTATGATTATGttgtggggatctcaactgcttcaaagatataacccagaaacgaAGTCAAGATTCaacatgattgtatttaaagaaactataagtcccttagggtggggaaagacccctgggcctatttttcaCATCAAGATTGTGTTCATCCCTTGATGCCCAGCAAGGCTATATGtgattatggggtggggatctgaatggtttcaaagataaaacaaaagcaATAAGTCTTCAGGCATGGGAAAAGACTCAAAACCCAAGGGGGTTGGGGGTTTGTTGGGTGGGGGTGTCAGCCCaatgatatgtataaatttgaatcccagcctaCAGGGGATTTTACCACTTaaaaatcaatgtcatacattgcttagttccagagaagagaagtcattaatatcaatattgccatatgaccccccctccccctcctcaaGCCCTCAGGGGGTCAATCCCACCATTTggacaattttgaatcccttcCCAATAAGGATGCAACCAGACAAAATTGAGCGATATCCActgcttagttccagagaagaaatt
Above is a window of Pecten maximus chromosome 7, xPecMax1.1, whole genome shotgun sequence DNA encoding:
- the LOC117330355 gene encoding uncharacterized protein LOC117330355, whose protein sequence is MAGVTQEDIWNVDEFDDMFDYADKLEVPLDGLDDLEDMRERLLMQLKKNEYGNPKALIAKSLEVSQKEDTHKRLKIDILLEEFEKTITERQNEKGIDAIEDLLRTEGTVKDLKKELAQHIERMEKGECVFVVAGETSAGKSSLLNLLLGQSILPSFTGSSTSVITRISYGKKMYAEIVYQMSSIQTEKFHDINIKWVHDYLWDRLRIKDENKRQFQSPIKEIRFQVPCDVLKCGLVIVDSPGIGENEAMDSVIADFIQENEIMGYIYVIKSDNAGGVDEDRLLGMLKMVIDKQQMNQQQRLEHLDSKSAMFVCNRWDLVKSSEQKVVFNNTVKLLGDCWPCLTSSQVIPFKTEYAIKEAECDPDFIPELYRVFLERLRDMYIHAMDHRIEQTYKWMVQVFSRSRHQLQALIAQVNMSENERKENVEKIKKKLHTLESKSGAVFDELRSDVKQTSQELCQEFRPELMKPYARMALTKWLPEELPELDERGWPYVKITLRWRIAERVTRLIEEWESEKGQIALMEERTATAIKIQLSLLQEDLKKIEDGMNKRESENRDRLRRSLSNPMTLRRMSRVSSSEQNFRATPMKLITRVLHPVQNVIKSTKLVDGIISARKEKLYKENPVKVAREQTEKFMVELLTPLADEDILQEIITNMLDRSVSQLAEIERNIPLLIKSNEMLLDRTISSRKNAVESKGIYENLKMSIDGTDRRLNHYHKGYISVKNMRDVEVCAADENHYRLSRSFRASDILHTSLFSNSTDKIASECRGGLWTVIKRGKCNDSEITMKMYLPSSLIDTTYNEVAKLRFLREDTMALLEGIHYSDAPPPVFIFQDHLYTLSEHLPKWPRRSKFNKLTVTTQILEGLCYLHKHRLVHMELCLDTVTVSKDGEVKLTGECLPRNFVQPSETEIVGNFAYLSPNVLRGNTYSKAADMYGLGLLVFELLLGVKAFGFHRDTLLVKFIENENPQTLVDPEEDMKRLSSGTADFIWRCLHATQDPDKFPGANEIKQALTCIGQENVEIVREPHGYSQFTEKGSTCSV